A window of Nonomuraea angiospora genomic DNA:
CGGCCTGGCCGACGGAGTGCTGCCGTTCCTGGCGTACCAGGCGATGGTGAGCCTCGGCTTCGCGATCGGCTTCGTCTGGCTGCACGAGCGGATCATGCCGCACTGGCTGATCCGCCGCGCCGCCGCCAACCCCCTGGCCCACGACCTGCTCGGCGTCTACGTCCGGCACGCCGGGATGCTGCGCGCACGGAAGGGGACCCGCCGGTGAACCTGCCCCCCTGGATCTGGCTGGCCACGATCGCCGGCTTCGCGGTCGTGCTCGCCGTGGACTTCTGGCTCGTCGCCAGGAGGCCGCACGAGCCGTCCATGAAGGAGTGCGTGGCCTGGGTCTCGTTCTACGTCGCCCTGGCCGCGGCCTTCGGCGTGGGACTCCTGCTGCTGTCGGGCCCCGCGCACGGCGGGGAGTTCTTCGCCGGCTGGATCACCGAGTACTCGCTCAGCGTGGACAACCTGTTCGTCTTCCTGCTGATCATGAGCCGCTTCCAGGTGCCGCGCGAGTACCGCCAGAAGGTGCTGCTCATCGGCATCATCCTGGCGCTCGGGATGCGAGGCGCGTTCATCGCCGCGGGCGCGGGCGCGGTGGCCAGGTTCGACTGGCTCTTCTACGTCTTCGGCGCCTTCCTCGTCTACACGGCGTGGAAGCTCATGGGCGGCGAGGACGACGAGGCGGAGTTCTCCGAGAACGTCGCCCTGCGCGCGGTGCGCCGGGTGCTCCCGACCACGGACACCTATCACGGCGCCCGCCTCACCGTGCACCTCGGGCGCAGGATGGTCACCCCGATGCTGATCGTCATGGTCGCCATCGGGACCACTGACCTGCTCTTCGCGCTCGACTCCATCCCGGCCATCTTCGGCCTCACCAAGGAGCCGTACCTGGTCTTCACCGCCAACGCCTTCGCCCTCATGGGGCTGCGCCAGCTCTTCTTCCTCATCGGCGGGCTGCTCGACCGGCTCGTCTACCTGAGCAAGGGGCTGTCGGTGGTGCTGGCCTTCATCGGCGTGAAGCTGATCCTCGAGGCCCTGCACCACGACGGTGTGTCGTGGGCGCCGGAGATCCCGATCCTGGTCTCTCTCGGCGTCATCATCGGCACCCTCGCCGTCACCACGGTGCTGAGCCTCATCAAGTCGGCCCGTGACGCGAGGGCGTCCGCCGCGGCCTCGGAGGGGGTGGAGCCCGAGCCCGTGGAACGCTGACCACGCCGCGGCATCGGGGCGATCGTCCCGGCCGCGGCTGCTCAGTGATGCGGGCAGTTGGGTACGTCGTGCTCCACGGCCGCCCACTCGCGCAGGTAGCGCTCCGCTTCGTCGGCGGAGTAGTGCTTCTTGAGAGCTGTGCTCAGGCCCAGGCCGATCACCCGGCCGTCCGCCGCCTGGCCCGGGGGATCACCGAGGAGAAAGCGGAAGAACGCCTTCACGGTCACGCACCTCCATTCGTCCGGCTCCATCCTCTACCCGAGGTGTTTCGGAGCATGCGGTCTCTTGTGAACGACAGATCAACCCGGCTGCCGCGTCCGGCGCCGCCGCACCGGCTTGGGCGCCGGCAGGACGGGCTCCTGCTCGCGCTGGGCCATGTACGAGGCGCGGGTGTGCTCGGTGTGCTCGCGCATGATCTTGGCGGCGCGCCGCTCGTCGCCCGCCTCGATGGCGTCGATCAGCGAGGTGTGCTCCTCCCACGAGGCCATGCCGCGCTGGCGGGCCACCGGCGTGTGGTACCACCGCACGCGCCTGGCCACCTGGCTGGCCAGCTCCGAGAGGACCTGGTTGCCCGACAGGGCGGTCACCAGGGCGTGCAGCTCGGAGTTGGTCGCCACGGCGGAGTCGACGTCGTCGGCCTCCACCGCCGCGATGCCCCGCGCGCACAGGGCGCGCAGCCGCCTGACGCCGTCCTCGCCCGCGTGTTTGGCGGCGAGCCTGGCGGACTCGGTCTCCAGCAGCGTGCGCACGGCCAGCAGCTGGTCGGCCTCCTCCACGGTCGGGACGTGCACGAACGCGCCCTGGCCGGGGAACAGGTCGACCCAGCCCTCGCCGCTGAGCTGCTGCAGCGCCTCGCGGACCGGCTGCCTGGACACGCCAAGCAGCTCGGCCAGCTCGCTCTCCACGAGGTGCTGGCCCGGCTTGAGCTGCCCGGAGACGATGAGCTCCTGGATAGCCTCGATAACGCTCTCGCGGAGCGTGGCAGGGCGGGGAATCTTGGTGGCCGCCGCCTGACCGGCCTGATCCGACAGCAACATGGTCACGTCTCCAGGGCTGCGTACGGTTTTTCGTCGACTGCCTACAGCATACTGGCCAGGGGTCTGTCCTGGCTGGTGAGCCTTGTCACAGGCGCCTTCTATCCCCGTTCCTCACCGTTACTCCCGCTGCGAGCGCGGGCGGCCGTGGGTCACAGGGGGATGGTGGCCGGGAGGCCGGGGATGCGCAGGCGGGGGATGGCCAGGGCCGGGAGGGCGGCGAGGGCCGCGGCGACGGCCAGCGCGGTCACAGGCGTGCCCAGGGCGAGCAGGGCCAGGGCGGCGGCCCCCGCGCCGGCCAGGGCCTTGGCGCTGTAGACGACGGCGTGGATCTCGCCCGCCCGCTCGGCCCCGAAGAACTCCCGCACCAGGCTGGCGAGCAGCGGGTAGAACGCCCCGCCCCCGAGACCGGCCGCCACGGCCCCGAGCCACAGCAACGGCCCCCCGGACGGCACCGGGCCGGCACCCCCGGCCGTGGCGGCGAGGGCGGTGGCGAGGAGCACCTGGCCGACGGCGAGGGTGGTCAGGACGGCGGCGAGCACGCGGCGCCGCCCGAACAGCTCCGAGCAGCGCATCGCCACCGACCGGCTGGCCCCGTTCAGCGCCACCAGGACGGCCAGCGCGCCCCACGACCCGGTCCCCGCGACCACGATCACGTCGACGACCGACACCGCGCCCGCGCACGTCAGGATCAGGGCCAGCGCCGGCAGCGTACGCGTGCGCAGCGCCTGCGCCGGCCCGAACTGCCGGGCGGCTTCCGGGGTCGTGCGCAGCCGCGCCGCGTCCAGGGCGTGCGAGCGCGGGTCCACGTCCTCGGGCCACCACAGCGCGGGAGGCAACCGCAGGTGCCGGGCCGCGGTCCCGATGACCGCCAGCGCGACGACCGCAGCGACCAGGAACGCGGTGGACGTGGCGGCCGGCGCGAGCCCGGCCCAGACGAGCAGGGGCACCGCGCCGTACCCGAAGGCGCCGGTGATCAGCCCGACCCGGGCGGCGGGCCGTTCCGGGTACCAGGAGGAGACGACCTCGCCGCAGACCCCGTAGACCAGGCCCGCGCCCAGACCGCCGAGGAGCGCGTACCCGGCGAAGGCTCCGGGGCCGCTCAGCGGGAGCGCCGCCGCGGCGAGGCCGGCGAAGCTCAGGGCGGCTCCCGCGGCCAGGCTGGCGCGGACGCCGAGGCGGCCCCGCCGTACGAGGTGGAGCGCGGGCAGGGCGCCCGCGGCCTGGCAGGCGATCCAGACGGCCAGGAGGGTGAGCCCGGTGGCCTCCTTGGCGAGGAGGGCGGCGTAGCCGTACTGGAGCGGGCTGATCGCCGCCATGGCGCCCCAGGCCAGCCAGAACATGCGCGTGCGGTCGGCGGGGACGGGCCCGGGGAGGTACGAGCGGCCGCGCCAATCTCTAGCTGCATTCTCCATACTGTATGGAATATCCAGTAGACGAGAGACTGTCGAGACCCTAGACGAGGGATTTTCCATACGGTATACCGTCTACAAAGGAGGCTCGAATGGACCTGTACGAGTACCAGGCGAAGGAGCTCTTCGGGCGTCATGGGATCCCGGTCCCGGCCGGCAGGATCGCGGCCACCCCGGCGGAGGCCCGCGCGATAGCGGCCGAGCTGAACGCGCCCGTCGTCATCAAGGCCCAGGTGAAGACCGGCGGACGCGGCAAGGCGGGCGGGATCAGGACCGCCGCCGGGCCGGTCACCGCCGAGGCGGAGGCCGAGCACGTGATCGGGATGGACATCAAGGGGCACGTCGCGCGCAGCGTGCTCGTCGAGGCGGCGACCGTGCCGTTCGAGGAGTACTACGCGGCCTTTCTCGTCGACCGGGCTGAGGGCGGTTTCCTGGCGATGGTGTCCGGCCGGGGAGGCATGGAGATCGAGGAGCTGGCCGCCACCGACCCCGACGCCCTGGTGCGGCTGCCGGTCGACCCGGTGACGGGCGTGGACGCGGACACCGCGCGCCTGCTGGCGGCCAAGGCGGGGCTGCCCGAGCAGGCGGCTGAGGTGCTGGAGAAGCTGTGGCGGGTCCTGGTCGCGGA
This region includes:
- a CDS encoding TerC family protein, whose amino-acid sequence is MNLPPWIWLATIAGFAVVLAVDFWLVARRPHEPSMKECVAWVSFYVALAAAFGVGLLLLSGPAHGGEFFAGWITEYSLSVDNLFVFLLIMSRFQVPREYRQKVLLIGIILALGMRGAFIAAGAGAVARFDWLFYVFGAFLVYTAWKLMGGEDDEAEFSENVALRAVRRVLPTTDTYHGARLTVHLGRRMVTPMLIVMVAIGTTDLLFALDSIPAIFGLTKEPYLVFTANAFALMGLRQLFFLIGGLLDRLVYLSKGLSVVLAFIGVKLILEALHHDGVSWAPEIPILVSLGVIIGTLAVTTVLSLIKSARDARASAAASEGVEPEPVER
- a CDS encoding GntR family transcriptional regulator encodes the protein MLLSDQAGQAAATKIPRPATLRESVIEAIQELIVSGQLKPGQHLVESELAELLGVSRQPVREALQQLSGEGWVDLFPGQGAFVHVPTVEEADQLLAVRTLLETESARLAAKHAGEDGVRRLRALCARGIAAVEADDVDSAVATNSELHALVTALSGNQVLSELASQVARRVRWYHTPVARQRGMASWEEHTSLIDAIEAGDERRAAKIMREHTEHTRASYMAQREQEPVLPAPKPVRRRRTRQPG
- a CDS encoding MFS transporter, encoding MENAARDWRGRSYLPGPVPADRTRMFWLAWGAMAAISPLQYGYAALLAKEATGLTLLAVWIACQAAGALPALHLVRRGRLGVRASLAAGAALSFAGLAAAALPLSGPGAFAGYALLGGLGAGLVYGVCGEVVSSWYPERPAARVGLITGAFGYGAVPLLVWAGLAPAATSTAFLVAAVVALAVIGTAARHLRLPPALWWPEDVDPRSHALDAARLRTTPEAARQFGPAQALRTRTLPALALILTCAGAVSVVDVIVVAGTGSWGALAVLVALNGASRSVAMRCSELFGRRRVLAAVLTTLAVGQVLLATALAATAGGAGPVPSGGPLLWLGAVAAGLGGGAFYPLLASLVREFFGAERAGEIHAVVYSAKALAGAGAAALALLALGTPVTALAVAAALAALPALAIPRLRIPGLPATIPL